The proteins below are encoded in one region of Lactuca sativa cultivar Salinas chromosome 3, Lsat_Salinas_v11, whole genome shotgun sequence:
- the LOC111884940 gene encoding uncharacterized protein LOC111884940, translated as MEIMEERLGSLSDETTSGQIGDRTPSFWEFKVCGALEFFGVRDPIVSRRWVADIENAQRTSYCPDVAKVGFASCMLRDRARDWWGEVTKQVGSTGVAEMTWVTFVWRFDLEFALPIEVQRIVREFHDLQQTTETVAEITTKFWEQALLTPQYATDEEMRRTLYHSTLREDIRDFVIFTRCNTLNEMLEKAWEREMELKSRMKQKPEQAQAVVGQAPRMHLVRASRAVASVPSVVDLMGAFQGSNPVCYTCGLSGHVSRDCPKKGLISFHCNQTGHKKAKCPRLKGGGGAVAAPAPPQ; from the coding sequence atggagatcatggaggagagactCGGATCATTAAGCGATGAGACTACTTCGGGCCAGATTGGAGACCGGACTCCCTCGTTTTGGGAGTTCAAGGTGTGTGGGGCATTAGAGTTTTTTGGGGTCAGGGACCCTATTGTTAGCCGACGCTGGGTGGCGGATATCGAAAATGCCCAACGCACGAGTTATTGCCCGGATGTGGCAAAGGTTGGGTTTGCTTCTTGCATGCTGAGAGACAGGGCTCGGGATTGGTGGGGCGAGGTTACTAAACAGGTGGGATCAACTGGGgtggctgagatgacatgggTCACGTTTGTTTGGCGATTTGATTTGGAGTTTGCACTGCCCATTGAGGTGCAACGAATAGTGCGAGAGTTTCATGATTTgcagcagaccaccgagactgtggcagagatcaccaccaagttctggGAACAAGCTTTGTTGACTCCGCAATACGCtaccgatgaggagatgaggcgAACCCTATATCATTCCACGCTGAGGGAAGATATTCGGGATTTTGTGATCTTTACGAGGTGCAATACCCTGAATGAAATGCTGGAGAAGGCCTGGGAACGGGAAATGGAGTTGAAATCCCGTATGAAGCAGAAGCCTGAGCAGGCTCAGGCAGTAGTAGGACAGGCACCTCGGATGCATCTAGTAAGGGCCAGCAGGGCCGTGGCCAGTGTGCCAAGTGTAGTAGATCTCATGGGGGCTTTCCAGGGGTCGAACCCGGTGTGTTATACATGTGGTCTGTCGGGCCACGTaagcagggattgccccaagaagggcctCATATCttttcactgcaaccaaactGGCCATAAAAAAGCTAAGTGTCCGAGGTTGAAAGGAGGAGGGGGAGCAGTGGCGGCGCCCGCCCCGCCACAATGA